The Pseudomonas wenzhouensis genome has a segment encoding these proteins:
- a CDS encoding helix-turn-helix domain-containing protein, whose translation MDKNLEMAALAVLIHDLRKHKKVTLNELAERIGRSVGFLSQVERGLSRPTVEDLTAIAEALDVPTTYFYSLPKPKALDWVTRPDERRTLYLAGGITDIMASPTLQGAFMVVDSLLEPGASSGERQMSDRSEQAGYVLEGQLTLWLGEDEESATLYPGDVFQVPSYARLRYANQGDTPARVLWIYT comes from the coding sequence ATGGACAAGAACCTGGAGATGGCGGCCCTGGCCGTGCTGATCCACGACCTGCGCAAGCACAAGAAGGTCACCCTCAACGAGCTGGCCGAGCGCATCGGCCGCTCCGTGGGCTTTCTCTCGCAGGTCGAACGTGGCTTGTCGCGCCCGACGGTGGAGGATCTGACCGCCATCGCCGAGGCGCTCGACGTGCCCACCACCTATTTCTACAGCCTGCCCAAGCCCAAGGCGCTGGACTGGGTCACCCGGCCGGATGAGCGCCGTACCCTGTATCTGGCTGGTGGCATCACCGACATCATGGCCTCGCCGACGCTGCAGGGCGCCTTCATGGTGGTCGATAGCCTGCTCGAACCCGGCGCCAGCAGTGGTGAGCGGCAGATGAGCGACCGCTCGGAGCAGGCCGGCTACGTGCTCGAAGGCCAATTGACCCTGTGGCTGGGTGAGGACGAAGAGAGCGCCACCCTTTACCCCGGCGATGTTTTCCAGGTGCCCAGCTATGCGCGCCTGCGTTATGCCAACCAGGGCGACACCCCCGCGCGGGTGTTGTGGATCTACACCTGA
- the dnaX gene encoding DNA polymerase III subunit gamma/tau gives MSYQVLARKWRPRSFREMVGQTHVLKALINALDSQRLHHAYLFTGTRGVGKTTIARIIAKCLNCETGISSTPCGTCSVCREIDEGRFVDLIEVDAASRTKVEDTRELLDNVQYSPSRGRFKVYLIDEVHMLSTSSFNALLKTLEEPPPHVKFLLATTDPQKLPVTVLSRCLQFSLKNMPPERVVEHLTHVLTAENVPFEDDALWLLGRAADGSMRDAMSLTDQAIAFGEGKVLAADVRAMLGTLDHGQVYGVLHALIEGDARALIEAVRHLAEQGPDWNGVLAEMLNVLHRVAIAQALPEAVDNGQGDRERVLQLAQALPAEDVQFYYQMGLIGRRDLPLAPDPRGGFEMVLLRMLAFRPAGADDAPKVTLKPLGISQATADSQQSPVAGTAMPAPVVSVQAAPAVANPVEPSPAAVVASPEPAEPEPAQMLEVPVAPVANLSPEPEPEPEPEPESAAPEPAAAVDVPWETAEAPEPVAAPAEPVATPEPEPVAVPAVAVATPVVSEVIQPVVDADGGDDEPPPGDYDYVEMDAETLDYDFGQAETATPVVEEPLPAAKPATGLAAEWLSLFPQLGLGGMTGSIAANCTLIEANGDDWLLHLDPAHSALFNPTQQRRLNEALNQQQGRSIKLRIELCKPEQETPAQAAARRRADRQRSAEASIHADPLVQQMIQQFAAKVRDDSIEPIDTPS, from the coding sequence ATGAGTTATCAGGTTCTTGCACGTAAATGGCGTCCGCGCTCGTTCCGCGAAATGGTCGGCCAGACCCATGTGCTCAAAGCCCTGATCAACGCCTTGGACAGCCAGCGTCTGCACCACGCCTATCTGTTTACCGGCACGCGCGGGGTGGGCAAGACCACCATCGCGCGGATCATCGCCAAGTGCCTGAACTGCGAAACCGGCATCAGTTCCACGCCTTGCGGCACCTGCTCGGTATGCAGGGAGATCGATGAAGGCCGCTTCGTCGACCTGATCGAAGTGGACGCTGCCAGCCGCACCAAGGTCGAAGACACCCGTGAGCTGCTCGATAACGTGCAGTATTCACCGAGTCGTGGGCGCTTCAAGGTCTACCTGATCGACGAAGTGCACATGCTCTCCACCAGTTCCTTCAACGCCCTGTTGAAGACCCTGGAAGAGCCGCCACCCCACGTCAAATTCCTCCTCGCGACTACCGACCCGCAAAAGTTGCCGGTCACAGTGCTGTCGCGCTGCCTGCAGTTCTCCCTGAAGAACATGCCGCCGGAGCGGGTGGTCGAGCACCTGACCCATGTGCTGACTGCCGAAAACGTGCCGTTCGAGGACGATGCCCTGTGGCTGCTGGGTCGCGCTGCCGATGGTTCGATGCGCGATGCCATGAGCCTCACCGACCAGGCCATTGCCTTTGGTGAGGGCAAGGTGCTGGCGGCTGATGTGCGCGCCATGCTCGGCACGCTCGATCACGGCCAGGTTTATGGCGTGCTGCATGCGTTGATCGAAGGTGATGCGCGTGCGCTGATCGAGGCGGTGCGCCATCTCGCCGAGCAGGGGCCGGACTGGAATGGCGTGCTGGCGGAAATGCTCAACGTCCTGCACCGCGTGGCCATCGCCCAAGCGCTGCCAGAGGCCGTGGACAATGGCCAGGGCGACCGTGAGCGCGTGCTGCAGTTGGCCCAGGCACTGCCGGCCGAAGACGTGCAGTTTTATTATCAGATGGGCCTGATCGGCCGCCGCGACCTGCCCCTGGCGCCGGATCCTCGCGGTGGTTTCGAAATGGTGCTGCTGCGGATGCTGGCCTTCCGCCCGGCGGGCGCCGACGACGCACCCAAGGTGACGCTAAAGCCCTTGGGGATCAGCCAGGCCACTGCTGATTCCCAACAAAGCCCAGTGGCCGGCACCGCTATGCCGGCTCCTGTGGTTTCTGTCCAGGCGGCTCCTGCTGTTGCGAATCCTGTCGAGCCGAGCCCTGCCGCCGTGGTTGCGAGTCCTGAGCCCGCTGAGCCTGAACCGGCCCAGATGCTTGAAGTGCCCGTGGCGCCAGTCGCTAATCTGTCGCCCGAGCCCGAGCCCGAGCCCGAGCCCGAGCCCGAGTCTGCTGCTCCTGAGCCTGCGGCTGCCGTCGATGTGCCTTGGGAAACGGCTGAAGCGCCTGAGCCAGTCGCCGCACCCGCTGAGCCCGTCGCAACGCCTGAGCCAGAGCCTGTAGCGGTGCCTGCTGTTGCGGTTGCAACGCCTGTCGTGAGCGAGGTCATCCAGCCTGTGGTGGACGCCGATGGCGGTGACGACGAACCACCGCCCGGCGACTACGACTATGTCGAAATGGACGCCGAAACCCTCGATTACGATTTCGGCCAGGCTGAAACCGCTACGCCTGTGGTCGAAGAGCCGTTGCCTGCCGCCAAGCCGGCAACCGGTCTGGCGGCAGAATGGTTGTCGCTGTTCCCGCAGCTGGGCTTGGGCGGCATGACCGGCAGCATCGCCGCCAACTGTACGCTGATCGAAGCCAATGGCGATGACTGGCTGCTGCACCTGGATCCGGCGCACAGTGCGTTGTTCAATCCAACTCAGCAGCGTCGTCTCAATGAGGCGCTGAACCAGCAGCAGGGACGCAGCATCAAACTGCGCATCGAGCTGTGCAAGCCCGAGCAGGAAACTCCGGCGCAGGCCGCAGCTCGCCGCCGTGCTGATCGCCAGCGCAGCGCCGAGGCCTCGATCCATGCCGACCCGCTGGTGCAGCAGATGATTCAACAGTTCGCCGCCAAGGTGCGCGACGACAGCATCGAACCTATCGATACTCCCAGTTAA
- a CDS encoding YbaB/EbfC family nucleoid-associated protein, translating into MMKGGMAGLMKQAQQMQEKMQKMQEELANAEVTGQSGAGLVSVVMTGRHDVKRITLDDSLMQEDKEVLEDLIAAAVNDAVRKVEQNSQEKMSGMTAGMQLPPGFKMPF; encoded by the coding sequence ATGATGAAAGGTGGCATGGCAGGCCTGATGAAACAGGCTCAGCAAATGCAGGAAAAAATGCAGAAGATGCAGGAAGAACTGGCCAACGCCGAAGTCACCGGCCAGTCCGGCGCCGGTCTGGTCAGCGTGGTGATGACCGGTCGTCACGACGTCAAGCGCATCACCCTGGACGACAGCCTGATGCAGGAAGACAAGGAAGTGCTGGAAGACCTGATCGCCGCGGCCGTCAATGACGCCGTGCGCAAGGTCGAGCAGAACAGCCAGGAGAAAATGTCCGGCATGACCGCAGGCATGCAGCTCCCCCCAGGCTTCAAAATGCCTTTCTGA
- a CDS encoding DUF4157 domain-containing protein, whose amino-acid sequence MIADTLRRIALVFLIGAPLAAQAQCPTGQIQVCLGASCLCVPDPVRVREDGLNMAAARLETWLLQSRQAAIRAGTEPIPLMIRAQLAPFYDDALLDEVRYRVGITDEMDAATVMLQNPDVQAVTLVDVVVFRDAQAAAADPVLWAHELWHVQQYREWGTDGFAQRYTRNFQAVEGPAYEMGERVRKTLHEQK is encoded by the coding sequence GTGATCGCCGACACTCTGCGCCGTATTGCCCTGGTGTTCCTGATCGGGGCGCCTCTGGCTGCACAGGCCCAATGCCCGACTGGGCAGATTCAGGTGTGTCTGGGCGCTTCCTGCCTATGTGTGCCCGATCCGGTGCGGGTGCGGGAAGATGGCCTGAATATGGCGGCGGCGCGCCTCGAAACCTGGCTGCTGCAATCGCGCCAGGCGGCAATCCGAGCCGGCACCGAGCCAATTCCCCTGATGATTCGCGCGCAGCTCGCGCCGTTCTACGACGATGCGTTGCTCGATGAAGTGCGCTATCGCGTCGGTATCACCGACGAGATGGATGCCGCCACCGTCATGCTGCAGAACCCCGACGTACAGGCTGTGACGCTGGTGGATGTGGTGGTGTTTCGTGATGCACAGGCGGCTGCCGCCGACCCTGTGCTCTGGGCGCATGAGTTATGGCATGTGCAGCAGTACCGCGAGTGGGGCACCGATGGTTTCGCCCAGCGCTACACCCGTAATTTCCAGGCAGTGGAAGGGCCGGCCTACGAAATGGGCGAGCGGGTGAGGAAGACGCTGCACGAGCAGAAATGA
- a CDS encoding glutamine synthetase family protein, whose product MNATRVELLDEVRQFRQAHPEVRFVDLICLDIPGHFYGKRYPIEMLEKVAAGSALKLPQNCMLLGAQGGLYEIGDYCFHDGDPDAPRRLIPGTLKLVNWERQPLGQMLISSDGTEAPIEFEPREVLARVVQRLAARGIRPVVAFELEFYLFDKALKDGLPQYPRDDLSGDADDQPNMHIERLSRFAEVLDDISETARLQGIDTTVITAEIGPGQFEINFSHNADPLQAADWSALFCRVTRGVALKHGHRASFMAKPYLQYPGSGMHIHVSLYDEAGNNLLARDEQRPLRHAVAGCLELLPELMPIYAPNHNSYRRFGAQVNSASKASWGFEDRDACVRIPESDACNLRLEFRLPGADANPYLVLAALLTSIEQGLDAQVEPIAPLNDDRSSGVDFPKDMLDAVRRMQASERVAAGLGSEFVMVYCENKRQDHLAFMHDISPREYRWYL is encoded by the coding sequence ATGAACGCCACCCGAGTCGAGCTGCTCGACGAAGTCCGCCAATTCCGCCAGGCCCACCCCGAGGTGCGCTTCGTCGACCTGATCTGCCTGGACATTCCCGGGCATTTCTACGGCAAGCGCTACCCCATCGAGATGCTGGAGAAGGTCGCCGCCGGCAGCGCCCTGAAGTTGCCGCAGAATTGCATGCTGCTCGGCGCCCAGGGCGGGCTGTACGAGATTGGCGATTACTGCTTCCACGATGGCGATCCGGACGCGCCTCGCCGCTTGATTCCCGGCACGCTCAAACTGGTGAACTGGGAACGCCAGCCGCTGGGGCAGATGCTGATCAGCTCCGATGGTACTGAAGCACCGATCGAGTTCGAACCGCGCGAGGTGCTGGCGCGCGTGGTGCAGCGCCTAGCCGCCCGTGGCATTCGTCCGGTGGTGGCCTTCGAGCTGGAGTTCTACCTGTTCGACAAGGCGCTCAAGGACGGCTTGCCGCAATACCCGCGCGATGACCTGAGCGGGGATGCCGACGACCAGCCGAATATGCATATCGAGCGGCTCTCGCGTTTTGCCGAGGTGCTCGACGACATCAGTGAGACCGCGCGTCTGCAGGGCATCGACACCACAGTTATAACCGCCGAGATCGGCCCGGGGCAGTTCGAGATCAACTTCAGCCACAACGCCGACCCGCTGCAGGCGGCCGACTGGTCGGCGCTGTTCTGCCGGGTGACCCGTGGCGTGGCGCTCAAGCATGGTCATCGCGCCAGCTTCATGGCCAAGCCATACCTGCAGTATCCGGGCAGCGGCATGCATATCCACGTCAGCCTGTACGACGAGGCTGGCAACAACCTGCTGGCGCGTGACGAGCAGCGTCCGTTGCGGCATGCCGTGGCCGGTTGCCTGGAACTGCTGCCGGAGCTGATGCCGATCTACGCGCCGAACCACAACAGCTACCGCCGCTTTGGCGCCCAGGTGAACTCGGCGAGCAAGGCCAGCTGGGGCTTCGAGGATCGCGACGCCTGCGTGCGCATTCCCGAGTCCGACGCGTGCAACCTGCGCCTGGAATTCCGCCTGCCGGGCGCCGATGCCAACCCCTATCTGGTGCTGGCGGCATTACTGACCAGCATCGAACAGGGTCTCGATGCCCAGGTCGAGCCCATCGCACCGCTGAATGACGACCGCAGCAGCGGCGTCGACTTTCCCAAGGACATGCTCGACGCCGTGCGCCGCATGCAGGCCAGCGAGCGCGTCGCCGCCGGCCTCGGTAGCGAGTTCGTCATGGTTTATTGCGAGAACAAACGCCAGGATCACCTGGCCTTCATGCACGACATCAGCCCGCGCGAATACCGCTGGTACCTGTGA
- a CDS encoding acyl-CoA dehydrogenase family protein: MAAALSYFDESHQLVRDSVRRFVEREILPHIDEWEEAEEFPRELYLKAGEAGILGIGYPEQYGGSHEGDVFAKVAASEELMRSGSGGLVAGLGSLDIGLPPIVKWAKPAIRERVVPQVLAGEKIMALAVTEPSGGSDVANLKTRAVCDGDHYRINGSKTFITSGVRADYYTVAVRTGGEGFGGVSLLLVEKGTPGFTVGRKLKKMGWWASDTAELFFDDCLVPVENLIGVENAGFACIMANFQSERLSLAIMANMTAQMALEESMKWARERQAFGKPVGKFQVLKHRLAEMATQLEVSREFTYRQAAQMAAGRSVIKEISMAKNFATDIADRLTYDAVQIMGGMGYMRESLVERLYRDNRILSIGGGTREIMNEIIAKQMGL; this comes from the coding sequence ATGGCCGCCGCTCTGTCGTATTTCGATGAGTCCCACCAACTGGTTCGTGATTCTGTTCGGCGCTTCGTCGAGCGCGAGATCCTGCCGCATATCGACGAGTGGGAGGAGGCCGAGGAATTTCCTCGTGAGCTGTACCTCAAGGCAGGTGAGGCGGGCATCCTCGGTATCGGCTACCCGGAGCAGTACGGCGGCAGCCACGAGGGCGACGTATTCGCCAAGGTCGCAGCCAGCGAGGAACTGATGCGCAGCGGCTCGGGCGGCCTGGTGGCCGGGCTGGGCTCGCTGGATATCGGTTTGCCGCCCATCGTCAAATGGGCCAAGCCTGCCATCCGCGAGCGCGTGGTGCCGCAGGTGCTGGCCGGCGAGAAGATCATGGCGCTGGCAGTCACCGAGCCTTCCGGTGGCTCCGACGTGGCCAACCTCAAGACCCGCGCCGTGTGTGATGGCGACCATTACCGCATCAACGGCAGCAAGACCTTCATCACCAGCGGCGTGCGTGCCGATTACTACACGGTGGCGGTGCGTACCGGTGGCGAGGGCTTTGGCGGCGTCAGCCTGTTGCTGGTGGAAAAGGGCACGCCAGGCTTCACCGTCGGTCGCAAACTGAAGAAGATGGGCTGGTGGGCGTCGGACACCGCCGAACTGTTCTTCGATGACTGCCTGGTGCCGGTGGAGAACCTCATCGGCGTGGAGAACGCCGGCTTCGCCTGCATCATGGCCAACTTCCAGAGCGAACGCCTGAGCCTGGCGATCATGGCCAATATGACCGCGCAAATGGCGCTGGAAGAGTCGATGAAGTGGGCGCGCGAGCGCCAGGCGTTCGGCAAGCCGGTGGGCAAGTTCCAGGTGCTCAAGCACCGCCTGGCCGAGATGGCTACTCAGTTGGAAGTCTCCCGTGAGTTCACCTACCGCCAGGCCGCGCAGATGGCGGCCGGCAGAAGCGTGATCAAGGAAATCTCCATGGCCAAGAACTTCGCCACCGATATCGCCGACCGCCTGACCTACGATGCGGTGCAGATCATGGGCGGCATGGGCTATATGCGCGAGTCCCTGGTAGAGCGCCTGTACCGCGACAACCGCATCCTCTCCATTGGCGGCGGCACGCGCGAGATCATGAACGAAATCATCGCCAAGCAGATGGGGCTATAG
- a CDS encoding NAD(P)/FAD-dependent oxidoreductase codes for MFRQASEHVDSYYAQNCRDRLRHYPALQGNVQCDVLVVGAGFSGLHTALRLAEAGKRVILLEASRVAWAASGRNGGQAILGWSCDMPPLEKALGLERARRLWYGMTWAARELRELPQRYGFDCDYRRGHLWTAVLPRRVVLLHEWQEQAAYKWGHRALQFVSREQMPQWVASERYQAGLYDPEAGHLNPLKLALGLTEAFVRAGGQIFEQSRALSQDRHGDGYHVRTEQGSVQADNLVLACNTYIDDLEPRLARRILPVGTYQIATEPLGAERAEALLPRNACVTDNQFVLDYFRRTPDHRLLFGGGCTYLGGLPKDMAAATRPFLERVFPQLSDVAIDFAWGGHIDITRARTPDIGGENGRYWLQGFSGHGVLPTLAAARAVSDAILGNDDELALYQQLRNPAFPFGERLAAPLEAIGKAWYRLRDSF; via the coding sequence ATGTTTCGCCAGGCCAGTGAGCATGTCGACAGTTACTACGCGCAGAACTGTCGGGATCGGTTGAGGCACTATCCGGCCCTGCAAGGTAACGTGCAGTGCGATGTACTGGTGGTCGGTGCTGGTTTCAGCGGTCTGCACACGGCGCTGCGCCTGGCCGAAGCCGGCAAGCGGGTGATCCTGCTGGAGGCCAGCCGGGTGGCCTGGGCGGCTTCCGGTCGTAATGGCGGGCAGGCGATTCTCGGCTGGTCGTGCGATATGCCGCCGCTGGAGAAGGCGCTTGGTCTCGAACGTGCCCGCCGTCTATGGTATGGCATGACCTGGGCGGCCCGCGAGTTGCGCGAACTGCCCCAGCGTTATGGTTTCGACTGCGATTATCGCCGTGGCCATCTGTGGACGGCTGTGCTGCCGCGCCGCGTGGTGCTGTTGCATGAATGGCAGGAGCAGGCCGCCTATAAGTGGGGGCACCGCGCGCTGCAGTTCGTCTCTCGTGAGCAGATGCCGCAATGGGTCGCCAGTGAGCGTTATCAGGCGGGTCTCTATGACCCAGAAGCCGGCCACCTCAACCCGCTCAAGCTGGCACTCGGCCTGACCGAGGCCTTCGTTCGCGCCGGTGGGCAGATCTTCGAGCAGAGTCGCGCACTGAGTCAGGATAGGCATGGCGACGGCTACCACGTGCGTACCGAGCAGGGCAGCGTGCAGGCCGACAATCTGGTGCTGGCCTGCAACACCTATATCGACGATCTGGAGCCACGCCTGGCCCGGCGCATCCTGCCGGTCGGCACCTACCAGATCGCCACCGAGCCGTTGGGCGCAGAACGCGCCGAGGCCTTGCTGCCGCGCAATGCTTGTGTCACCGATAACCAGTTCGTCCTCGATTATTTCCGCCGCACGCCGGATCACCGCTTGCTATTCGGCGGCGGTTGCACCTATCTGGGCGGCCTGCCGAAGGACATGGCGGCTGCCACGCGGCCTTTCCTCGAGCGTGTATTCCCGCAGTTGTCAGACGTGGCCATCGATTTCGCCTGGGGTGGGCATATCGACATCACCCGTGCGCGCACGCCGGATATCGGTGGCGAGAACGGCCGCTATTGGCTGCAGGGCTTCTCCGGCCATGGCGTATTGCCGACCCTGGCAGCGGCGCGGGCTGTCAGCGATGCGATTCTCGGCAATGACGACGAACTGGCCCTGTACCAGCAGTTGCGCAACCCCGCCTTTCCATTTGGCGAGCGCCTGGCGGCGCCGCTCGAGGCCATTGGCAAGGCCTGGTACCGACTAAGAGACAGCTTCTGA
- a CDS encoding organic hydroperoxide resistance protein has protein sequence MTIENVLYRATAEAFGGREGRAVSSDGILDIALTTPKELGGAGGNGTNPEQLFAAGYSACFLGALKFVAARDKLSIPADTFIEGTVGIGAIPTGFGIEVVLRISLPGLDRDAAQTLVDRAHIVCPYSNATRGNIDVTLTIV, from the coding sequence ATGACTATCGAAAACGTTCTCTACCGCGCCACCGCTGAAGCCTTTGGTGGCCGTGAAGGCCGCGCCGTTTCTTCCGACGGCATTCTGGACATCGCCCTCACCACGCCGAAAGAACTCGGCGGTGCTGGCGGCAACGGCACCAACCCGGAACAACTCTTCGCTGCCGGCTACTCTGCCTGCTTCCTGGGTGCCCTGAAGTTCGTCGCCGCCCGCGACAAGCTGAGCATCCCGGCGGATACCTTCATCGAAGGCACCGTGGGCATCGGCGCCATCCCCACCGGCTTCGGCATCGAAGTGGTACTGCGCATCAGCCTGCCGGGCCTGGATCGCGACGCCGCGCAAACCCTGGTAGATCGCGCGCACATCGTCTGCCCGTACTCCAATGCCACCCGCGGCAACATCGACGTCACCCTGACTATCGTCTGA
- a CDS encoding DUF3509 domain-containing protein: protein MELSNQQLVDHLFNPLRASFSSPRPDGSVILALLDESDSTVYSRVLARPQITDQNAFAQSLEEIRLELAVRAGNIPADLRKILKEQDSVLNYRIA, encoded by the coding sequence ATGGAACTCAGCAATCAGCAACTCGTCGACCATCTGTTCAATCCGCTGCGCGCCAGCTTCAGCTCGCCGCGGCCGGATGGCAGCGTCATCCTCGCCTTGCTCGACGAGAGCGACAGCACCGTCTACAGCCGTGTTCTGGCCAGGCCCCAAATCACCGACCAGAACGCCTTTGCCCAGAGCCTGGAAGAAATCCGCCTGGAACTGGCGGTACGCGCCGGCAATATTCCTGCCGACCTGCGCAAGATACTCAAGGAACAGGACAGCGTGCTGAATTACCGCATCGCCTGA
- the recR gene encoding recombination mediator RecR — translation MSFSPLIRQLIDSLRILPGVGQKTAQRMALQLLERDRSGGQRLAQALNAAMEGVGHCKRCRSLSEDELCQLCLDERRDDSLLCVVEGPMDVHAVEQTGFRGRYFVLKGHLSPLDGLGPEAIGIPALLERIEAGAFSEVILATNPTVEGEATAHYIAQILAGKGLVASRIAHGMPLGGELELVDGGTLAHALAGRRPISL, via the coding sequence ATGAGCTTCAGCCCCCTGATTCGCCAGTTGATCGATTCCCTGCGCATCCTGCCCGGTGTTGGGCAGAAGACCGCGCAGCGCATGGCGCTGCAGCTGCTTGAGCGTGATCGCAGTGGCGGTCAGCGTCTGGCTCAGGCGCTCAATGCTGCGATGGAAGGCGTGGGCCACTGCAAGCGATGCCGCAGCCTGAGCGAAGACGAACTGTGCCAGCTGTGTCTGGACGAGCGCCGCGATGACAGCCTGCTGTGCGTCGTAGAGGGGCCGATGGACGTGCATGCAGTGGAGCAAACCGGCTTTCGCGGTCGCTACTTCGTGCTCAAGGGGCATCTGTCCCCGCTCGATGGCCTGGGCCCGGAAGCCATCGGCATTCCCGCGCTGCTGGAGCGCATCGAGGCCGGTGCTTTCAGCGAAGTGATCCTGGCCACCAACCCGACCGTAGAGGGTGAGGCCACTGCGCACTACATCGCGCAGATCCTTGCCGGCAAAGGCCTGGTTGCCTCGCGTATCGCCCATGGCATGCCGCTGGGTGGCGAGCTGGAACTGGTCGACGGCGGCACCCTGGCCCATGCGTTGGCAGGTCGGCGCCCGATCAGCCTGTAA
- a CDS encoding aspartate aminotransferase family protein has product MNNAQNNSKTAHWQALSQAHHLAPFSDYKQLAEKGPRIITEAKGVHLWDSEGNKILDGMAGLWCVAVGYGREELVAAASKQMLQLPFYNTFFQTAHPPVLELAHAISQLAPAGMNHVFFTGSGSEGNDTMLRLVRHYWACKGQPNKKIIIGRDNGYHGSTVAGASLGGMKFMHEQGDLPIPGIAHIPQPYWFGEGGDMSPDAFGIWAADQLEKKILELGEENVAAFIAEPIQGAGGVIIPPETYWPRIKEILAKYDILFVADEVICGFGRTGEWFGSQYYDLKPDLMTIAKGLTSGYVPMGGLIVSDKVFEVIEAHGDFNHGFTYSGHPVAAAVGLENLRILKEEGIVERVKAETAPYLQKRLRELADHPLVGEVRGVGMLGAIELVQDKATRKRFSGDVGVGMVCRGHCFNNGLIMRAVGDTMIIAPPLVISQAEVDELVEKARKCLDLTWEQVRGLA; this is encoded by the coding sequence ATGAATAACGCCCAGAACAACTCGAAAACCGCACACTGGCAGGCGCTGAGCCAGGCCCACCACCTGGCGCCGTTCAGTGATTACAAGCAGTTGGCCGAAAAGGGGCCGCGCATCATCACCGAGGCCAAGGGTGTGCACCTGTGGGACAGCGAGGGCAACAAGATCCTCGATGGCATGGCCGGCCTGTGGTGTGTGGCCGTCGGCTATGGTCGCGAGGAACTGGTCGCTGCAGCTTCCAAACAGATGTTGCAGCTACCGTTCTACAACACCTTCTTCCAGACTGCTCACCCGCCAGTGCTGGAACTGGCCCACGCTATCTCCCAACTGGCGCCGGCCGGCATGAACCATGTGTTCTTTACCGGTTCGGGCTCGGAAGGCAATGACACCATGCTGCGTCTGGTACGCCACTACTGGGCATGCAAGGGGCAGCCGAACAAGAAAATCATCATCGGTCGCGACAATGGCTACCACGGCTCCACCGTGGCCGGCGCCAGCCTCGGCGGCATGAAGTTCATGCACGAGCAGGGCGACCTGCCGATTCCGGGTATCGCGCATATTCCGCAACCGTACTGGTTCGGTGAAGGCGGTGATATGAGCCCGGACGCCTTCGGCATCTGGGCTGCCGATCAGTTGGAGAAGAAGATTCTCGAACTGGGCGAGGAAAACGTCGCCGCGTTCATTGCCGAGCCGATCCAGGGCGCCGGTGGTGTGATCATCCCGCCAGAGACCTACTGGCCGCGCATCAAGGAAATCCTCGCCAAGTACGACATTCTGTTCGTCGCTGACGAAGTGATCTGCGGCTTTGGCCGTACCGGCGAGTGGTTCGGCAGCCAGTACTACGACCTCAAGCCTGATCTGATGACCATCGCCAAGGGCCTCACCAGCGGCTACGTGCCGATGGGCGGGCTGATCGTCAGCGACAAGGTGTTCGAAGTGATCGAAGCGCACGGCGACTTCAACCACGGCTTCACCTATTCCGGGCATCCGGTGGCGGCAGCGGTAGGGCTGGAGAACCTGCGCATTCTCAAGGAAGAAGGCATCGTCGAGCGGGTCAAGGCCGAAACCGCGCCCTACCTGCAAAAGCGCCTGCGTGAGCTGGCCGATCACCCGTTGGTGGGCGAAGTGCGTGGCGTTGGCATGCTCGGCGCCATCGAACTGGTGCAGGACAAGGCCACGCGCAAGCGCTTCTCCGGTGATGTGGGCGTGGGCATGGTCTGTCGTGGCCACTGCTTCAACAACGGTCTGATCATGCGCGCGGTGGGCGACACCATGATCATCGCGCCGCCTTTGGTGATCAGCCAGGCGGAGGTGGATGAGCTGGTCGAGAAAGCGCGCAAGTGCCTGGATCTGACCTGGGAGCAGGTGCGTGGTCTGGCATAA